A window of the Lactuca sativa cultivar Salinas chromosome 7, Lsat_Salinas_v11, whole genome shotgun sequence genome harbors these coding sequences:
- the LOC111895724 gene encoding kinesin-like protein KIN-12D — MMRDSKLSRRNSGKNLNFEETENVPVNVNIRESSIRRMSIDSCSRPPLNSIQEPLQNPSKPAQEPGFRSSKTHRTPTKAKSRHQESAMTMRTPEKQGVVARDRFGWGNDSTVNTPRSCRTLGRASLGFPELNSAHSTPTKTVTKPPNPGLIYGGNTRPPVRTGNFAALSKGIPVTSNTCTTVNTIEVPHFDLREDPSFWMDHNVQVLIRIRPLNGMEITSQGYNRCLKQESAQCLTWVGNPETRFTFDHVACETIDQETLFKMVGEPMVENCLSGYNSCMFAYGQTGSGKTHTMLGEINNLEVKPSQYRGMTPRIFEFLFSRIIAEEGSRKNERLTYNCKCSFLEIYNEQITDLLDPSSTNLQLREDVKKGVYVENLTELEVHTVGDILRLLSQGSANRRVASTNMNRESSRSHSVFTCVIESRWEKDSTSNLRFARLNLVDLAGSERQKSSGAEGERLKEAANINKSLSTLGHVIMVLVDGANARTKHVPYRDSRLTFLLQDSLGGNSKTMIIANVSPSISSATETLNTLKFAQRAKLIQNNAVINEDASGDVEALQHQIRLLKEELVTLKRLNLSRSITNNSKHENCSNESSLDNYEDDDEKILRVSCKQLKSLETSLNGALRREQSTENSIKQLEAEIEQLNSLVHQREEENRCTKMMLKFREDKIQRMECLLSGSLSVDSYLLEENKMVNEEIKILRGKVERNPEVTRFAVENIRLLEQLRRFQDFYEEGEREMLLTEVSELRDQLTLSLDQNLNQSIEKESTQDKKQDDFLQLELENSKKELEKFMEKNAKLCREIADLNDLLEMQKSEVIKDEILANNTNEILDLQLEVEILKIILKEERLIHVETDEKFLLITKQCENLKEELQEAKSIIEALEIQNLVSINELEDLKNINNNQYSEITSLKDKILSQESKEQTSLTKVQDSLEKAKKLNTFYQNDRVFHESNEEQMDEVRKQVEAETSEVIVCLQEELCNIQKKMQENSLKERETQQELIILQEKLDVMSECNRTLREKFEEKDRVLFGLCEEIEEVLSVGDMALDDVLNRFVNGKQDWVSEKLKIIARNVYEKELRIEELNSCLEDAKRKSNEMESMLRSLRGAILVMSEAHQQDCNKKDEEIVEKECEIDKLKESLVEKDFAIEVESCCYFDKFLETDFMIEEMKIEISEMKKKEVFLINERESYSILEEQIEEDTISMKKEVEEIEHMILEIQAKNQDLMSFDFDNIKSCVHEMLTWHEEIWCEIIAKDWVVSVLHVCHMGILMETLSGLNVEKSLLHHGLCESNALVSELKGQNGKSRKELEACSMLRGKLLVDIKNGFDRISRKEEETGNLSIKITNFEKKILDLQVMEEAMLERFNHMGDELFTIMKEIDVIEVIHDEDEEKIVIDSFAKEIELLLKLEKMVSINNDLEKEKFSISMELEKFKEDMIISFVDMKLKDSFDLEMSSCKLQHELEMNVEELRLQKEENKRLSIMLKDQKHEIEEAFEELRLQKEENKRLSIMLKDQKHEIEEAFEELRLQKEENKRLSIMLKDQKHEIEEAFEALQCEVYESVVKSHVLDEKNILIESLKEDVKTISCEKDEKEEELKVYEKSVEELECTVNVLENQIKMVKGDAERQRLQREEAEVELHALKQSNDSVIMQRDLDEKEKELQDLLRRNIILQKEIISKDAEIIELNLQKVQSREYNEKIKAMGETTPDVNNINSPLKRVERSGSRSKGQNGSSPFKSIRLGFVQQVNCEKEKDEELISARIRIQELEALVASWQKENNEGVKQQQLLTMENEMLKNEIDNLKKNVMELEVEGQQNLQQQIDHHAKIKEENNVLKAQNDEISHKLKRAEVIIRRVKEELANLRATSERRPC, encoded by the exons ATGATGAGAGATTCGAAGCTCTCGCGACGAAATTCCGGTAAAAATCTTAATTTCGAAGAAACTGAAAATGTGCCGGTGAATGTTAACATTCGTGAGTCATCGATTCGTCGGATGAGCATCGACTCTTGTTCCAGGCCTCCATTGAACTCAATTCAAGAACCCCTTCAAAACCCTAGTAAACCAGCTCAGGAACCAGGGTTCAGAAGCTCAAAAACACATAGAACACCGACTAAAGCTAAAAGTAGGCATCAGGAATCTGCTATGACAATGAGAACTCCAGAAAAGCAAGGGGTTGTAGCTAGAGATCGATTTGGGTGGGGCAATGATTCAACTGTGAATACTCCTAGGTCATGTAGGACATTGGGAAGAGCTTCTTTAGGGTTTCCGGAGCTTAATTCTGCACATTCTACACCTACAAAAACTGTAACCAAGCCTCCAAATCCAGGGTTAATTTATGGAGGTAACACTAGGCCTCCTGTTCGTACTGGAAACTTTGCTGCTTTATCTAAAGGAATTCCTGTAACATCCAACACTTGTACAACTGTAAATACCATCGAGGTCCCTCATTTTGATCTTAGAGAAGATCCATCATTCTGGATGGATCACAATGTTCAA GTTTTGATTCGTATCCGACCTCTCAATGGCATGGAAATCACTTCACAAGGCTACAACAGGTGTCTAAAACAGGAAAGTGCACAATGTTTGACATGGGTTGGAAATCCAGAAACTAGGTTTACATTTGACCATGTAGCATGTGAAACAATTGACCAG GAAACCCTTTTCAAGATGGTTGGTGAGCCAATGGTGGAGAATTGCTTATCTGGATACAATAGTTGTATGTTTGCATATGGACAG ACTGGAAGTGGGAAAACACACACAATGCTTGGTGAAATAAATAATCTTGAAGTAAAACCTAGCCAATATCGTGGAATGACACCTAGAATATTCGAGTTCCTATTTTCAAGAATCATAGCG GAAGAAGGAAGTCGAAAGAATGAAAGACTTACATACAATTGCAAGTGTTCTTTCTTGGAAATCTACAACGAACAAATCACAGATCTTCTTGATCCTTCATCTACAAATCTACAA CTTCGGGAAGATGTTAAAAAGGGTGTATATGTTGAGAATTTAACCGAATTAGAAGTTCATACAGTGGGTGATATTCTTAGGCTTTTAAGTCAG GGTTCTGCAAACAGAAGAGTTGCTTCTACAAATATGAATAGAGAAAGTAGTCGTTCACATAGTGTTTTCACATGTGTAATTGAAAGTAGATGGGAAAAAGATTCAACATCTAACCTAAGATTTGCAAGATTAAACCTTGTTGATTTAGCTGGATCAGAAAG GCAAAAGAGTTCTGGTGCTGAAGGTGAGAGGTTAAAAGAAGCTGcaaatattaacaaatcattatcGACACTTGG TCATGTGATAATGGTTCTAGTAGATGGTGCTAATGCAAGGACAAAACATGTTCCCTATAGAGATTCTAGACTCACATTCCTTCTTCAG GACTCATTAGGTGGAAACTCGAAAACAATGATAATTGCTAACGTGAGCCCTTCAATAAG TTCTGCTACTGAGACTTTGAACACTTTAAAGTTTGCACAACGTGCAAAACTTATTCAAAACAAT GCTGTGATTAATGAAGATGCATCAGGAGATGTTGAAGCACTTCAACATCAAATTCGACTTCTAAAG GAGGAGCTTGTGACTCTTAAACGCCTCAACTTATCAAGGTccataacaaataattcaaaacaTGAGAATTGTAGCAATGAAAGTTCACTTGATAattatgaagatgatgatgaaaaaATCCTAAGAGTTTCTTGTAAACAG TTAAAATCATTAGAGACTTCATTGAATGGAGCTTTAAGAAGAGAGCAATCTACTGAAAATTCTATAAAACAACTTGAAGCAGAAATAGAACAACTGAATAGCCTG GTGCATCAAAGGGAGGAGGAAAACAGGTGTACAAAAATGATGTTGAAGTTTAGAGAAGATAAAATACAAAGAATGGAGTGTCTTTTATCTGGATCACTGAGTGTTGATTCTTATTTGTTAGAAGAAAACAAAATGGTGAATGAAGAAATCAAGATTCTTCGTGGAAAAGTTGAGAGGAATCCTGAAGTGACACGTTTTGCTGTGGAAAATATTCGGCTTCTTGAACAACTTAGAAG ATTTCAAGATTTTTATGAAGAAGGGGAGAGGGAAATGTTGTTGACTGAAGTTTCTGAATTGAGGGATCAGTTGACTTTGTCTCTTGATCAGAATTTGAATCAAAGTATCGAAAAg GAAAGTACACAAGACAAAAAACAAGATGATTTTCTTCAACTTGAG TTAGAAAATAGCAAGAAAGAGTTAGAGAAATTCATGGAGAAAAATGCAAAACTCTGCAGGGAAATTGCCGATTTAAATGATTTACTAGAAATGCAAAAATCTGAGGTCATAAAG gatgaaattcttGCAAATAACACCAATGAAATACTGGATTTACAATTGGAggttgaaattttgaaaattattctCAAGGAGGAGAGATTGATTCATGTTGAAACAGATGAAAAGTTTTTGTTAATAACAAAACAATGTGAAAACTTAAAAGAAGAGCTTCAAGAAGCAAAATCAATCATTGAAGCTCTTGAGATACAAAATCTTGTGTCAATCAATGAGCTTGAAGATCTCAAGAACATTAATAATAATCAGTATTCTGAAATCACTTCTTTGAAAGACAAAATCTTAAGTCAAGAATCAAAAGAGCAAACTTCATTAACCAAAGTGCAAGATTCTCTTGAAAAAGCCAAGAAATTGAATACTTTTTACCAAAATGATCGAGTTTTTCATGAGTCTAATGAAGAACAAATGGATGAAGTAAGAAAGCAAGTTGAGGCTGAAACTAGTGAGGTTATAGTTTGCTTACAAGAAGAGCTTTGCAATATTCAGAAAAAAATGCAAGAAAATAGTTTAAAGGAGAGAGAAACACAACAAGAATTGATCATTTTGCAAGAGAAACTCGATGTTATGAGTGAATGCAATAGAACATTAAGAGAAAAGTTTGAAGAGAAAGATAGAGTTTTATTCGGTTTATGTGAAGAGATTGAAGAGGTTCTTAGTGTTGGTGATATGGCTCTTGATGATGTTTTAAATCGGTTTGTAAATGGAAAACAAGATTGGGTTTCAGAGAAATTAAAGATTATTGCAAGAAATGTATATGAAAAGGAGTTAAGGATTGAGGAATTGAATTCATGTTTAGAGGATGCAAAAAGAAAGAGTAACGAAATGGAGTCGATGTTGAGGTCATTAAGAGGGGCAATTTTGGTAATGTCAGAAGCACACCAACAAGATTGCAAcaaaaaagatgaagaaattgtTGAAAAGGAATGTGAGATTGATAAGTTAAAAGAAAGTCTTGTAGAAAAAGATTTTGCAATTGAAGTGGAGTCTTGTTGTTACTTTGATAAGTTTTTAGAAACCGATTTTATGATTGAAGAAATGAAGATTGAGATCTCAGAGATGAAGAAAAAAGAAGTTTTTTTAATAAACGAGAGAGAAAGTTATTCGATTCTTGAAGAACAAATTGAAGAAGATACAATTTCAATGAAGAAAGAAGTGGAAGAGATTGaacatatgattcttgaaatccAAGCTAAAAATCAAGATCTCATGTCATTTGATTTTGACAACATCAAGTCTTGTGTTCATGAAATGCTGACGTGGCATGAGGAAATATGGTGTGAGATAATTGCTAAAGATTGGGTTGTGTCTGTGTTGCATGTGTGTCACATGGGAATATTAATGGAAACACTGAGTGGTTTGAATGTAGAAAAGAGTCTACTTCACCATGGATTATGTGAATCGAATGCTTTAGTATCCGAGTTAAAAGGGCAAAATGGTAAATCAAGAAAAGAACTTGAAGCTTGTAGCATGCTTAGAGGGAAGTTATTGGTTGACATCAAGAATGGTTTTGATCGAATttcaagaaaagaagaagaaaccgGAAATCTCTCGATAAAAATTACAAATTTTGAAAAAAAGATTCTTGATTTACAAGTTATGGAGGAAGCAATGTTGGAAAGATTTAATCATATGGGAGATGAGCTTTTTACAATAATGAAAGAAATAGATGTTATTGAAGTGATtcatgatgaagatgaagagaaaATAGTGATTGATTCATTTGCAAAAGAGATTGAGTTGTTGTTGAAGCTAGAAAAAATGGTTTCTATAAATAATGATCTTGAGAAAGAGAAATTTAGTATTTCTATGGAACTTGAGAAGTTTAAGGAAGACATGATTATTTCATTTGTGGATATGAAATTAAAAGATAGCTTTGATCTTGAAATGTCATCATGCAAACTTCAACATGAATTGGAAATGAATGTTGAAGAGTTGAGATTACAAAAAGAGGAAAACAAGAGACTTTCAATCATGTTAAAAGATCAAAAACATGAGATTGAAGAAGCATTTGAAGAGTTAAGATTACAAAAAGAGGAAAACAAGAGACTTTCAATCATGTTAAAAGATCAAAAACATGAGATTGAAGAAGCATTTGAAGAGTTAAGATTACAAAAAGAGGAAAACAAGAGACTTTCAATCATGTTAAAAGATCAGAAACATGAGATTGAAGAAGCATTTGAAGCTTTACAATGTGAAGTCTATGAAAGTGTTGTGAAAAGCCATGTACTTGATGAAAAAAACATTTTGATAGAATCATTGAAGGAAGATGTGAAAACAATTAGTTGTGAAAAAGATGAAAAGGAAGAGGAATTGAAGGTTTATGAGAAGTCAGTGGAAGAGCTAGAATGCACTGTGAATGTACTAGAAAACCag ATTAAGATGGTGAAAGGAGATGCAGAAAGACAAAGGTTGCAAAGGGAGGAGGCAGAAGTAGAGCTTCATGCTTTGAAACAAAGCAACGATTCTGTTATTATGCAAAG AGATTTAGATGAAAAAGAGAAAGAGCTTCAAGATCTTCTTAGACGCAACATCATTCTTCAAAAAGAAATCATCTCCAAAGATGCAGAG ATCATTGAGTTGAATCTCCAAAAGGTTCAATCTAGGGAATATAATGAGAAA ATTAAGGCAATGGGGGAAACAACGCCGGATGTGAATAACATaaattcaccattaaaaagagtTGAGAGAAGTGGATCAAGGTCAAAGGGTCAAAATGGTTCTTCTCCTTTTAAGAGCATAAGATTAGGGTTTGTACAACAAGTGAATTGTGAGAAGGAGAAGGATGAAGAGCTAATTTCTGCAAGAATTCGTATTCAAGAGCTTGAAGCATTGGTTGCAAGTTGGCAAAAGGAGAATAATGAGGGTGTTAAGCAACAACAATTGCTTACAATGGAAAATGAAATGTTAAAG AATGAGATCGATAATCTCAAGAAGAATGTGATGGAACTTGAAGTTGAAGGACAACAAAATCTCCAACAACAAATCGATCATCATGCCAAAATAAAG GAGGAGAACAATGTGTTAAAGGCTCAGAATGATGAAATTAGTCATAAGTTGAAAAGGGCAGAAGTAATTATTAGACGAGTGAAAGAAGAGCTTGCAAACTTACGTGCAACTAGTGAAAGAAGGCCTTGTTGA
- the LOC111895709 gene encoding CCG-binding protein 1, which yields MMIRSVPLAPSMTTTICCSSRNNAYIPKLEPFSRSKFDRIVKDPPLIQKSENDLADYCSTLEGDPSYSCWRAYFELKDLEKEQPKEVVERVILESGGVKSLVRCLHGISEIHKSKKQLEHQNESNMGNSNSEITAAAGGGRTCPVPDGLPKSRAEMEEEEKGKMPDSPFTRLLRSKGRFPAWYSPAPDHETD from the exons ATGATGATAAGATCAGTGCCATTAGCTCCGTCGATGACGACGACGATCTGTTGTTCTTCCAGAAACAATGCGTATATACCCAAACTTGAACCGTTTAGTCGGAGCAAGTTTGACAGAATCGTTAAGGATCCTCCGTTGATCCAGAAATCCGAAAACGATCTAGCAG ATTACTGTTCAACGCTTGAAGGAGACCCGTCATACAGTTGTTGGAGAGCTTATTTCGAGCTTAAAGATCTGGAA AAAGAACAGCCAAAGGAGGTGGTGGAGAGGGTGATTCTGGAATCAGGAGGTGTGAAATCGCTAGTTAGATGCTTACACGGGATTTCCGAAATTCACAAATCGAAAAAGCAATTAGAACATCAGAATGAATCAAACATGGGTAATTCAAACTCGGAGATTACAGCAGCCGCCGGAGGTGGAAGAACATGTCCGGTGCCTGACGGACTGCCGAAGAGTAGGGCGGAGATGGAGGAAGAAGAAAAGGGGAAAATGCCGGACTCCCCGTTCACCAGATTGCTTCGGTCAAAAGGAAGATTTCCTGCTTGGTATTCCCCTGCTCCTGATCATGAAACTGATTAG